The genomic stretch tttaaaaaaaataaataactgttgaATTGTTATATTATacaatgaaactaatataacattgtatgttaattatattggaatttaaaaaaaatgtaattttttaaaaaaccggTGCCTTTCAGTGCAAACAATACCACAATGATATATGACTTTAAAACTACTaggatgggggtgtctgggtgactcaatcagttgggtgttggactcttgatttcaactagggtcgtgatctcagcattgtgggatcaagccccatgttgggtgtagagattacttaaataaataagacttaaaaaaaaaaagaaatatatatgatggaatatttttcagccacacaaaggaatgaaattttgaagtatgtgatcatatgaatggaccttgaaaacattatgcttagtaaaatgagccagacacagaagaacaaatattagatggttccatttacatgaggtacCCAAAATAGTTaagttcatagggacagaaagtggaatagagtgactgggagaggggagaagggagagttatTGTCTGATGGGTAGAGTGGTTTAGTGGAAGATGATGAATAAGTTTTGGATATAGATAACAGTAATGGTAATTATACaacattattaatgtatttaatactACTGACTTGTACATTTAtgaatggtaaaaatgataaatattatgttaCGTATATTTAACCACAATATTAATTAGTTGATTGATTAATTGGAAACTCCCAAAATTTTGTCATTGTTGCTTTTGTTGAGGCTTCTGCAgggaaaaactataaatagaaatgtattacctgaggggcgcctgggtggcacagcggttaagcgtctgccttcggctcagggcgtgatcccggcgttatgggatcgagccccacatcgggctcctccgctgtgagcctgcttcttcctctcccactccccctgcttgtgttccctctctcgctagctgtctctatctctgtcaaataaataaataaaatcctaaaaaaaaaaaaaaaaacggaatgTATTACCTGAAATGTAGGGACTTGGATATCACAGATAAATACTACAGTCTGTGATCATGCAAGTATTTACTacaaaagcatttattgagcacctactgtgtgcaaagcATACACCATGTTAGGAACTTGGGGAAGAAGGGtacaaaaacaaatgagtttCAGATTGTGCTCTAAAGGTAGAgttgtcagatttagcaaataaaaacacaggattgcccagttacatttgaatttcaggtgagcaacaaatatgatatcccatgcaatattagGAATGTCCTTTTACTAattgttattcattgtttatgtgaaattaaaattaaatgaatgtcctgcacccctgatggaagaaatttataGTCCAGTTAGAGAAATAAGACATTCACAAGTCACCAGAAAACAAAGTACAATAAGCCAAGCATCAATAGGTCAAGGAtgggtcccctgggtggctcggtcagttcagcatttgccttcggctcaggtcacgatcccagggtgctaggatagagtcctgcattgagctccttgctccgtggggagtctgcttcttcctcttcctctgtctgttccctctctctctctctctcaaataaataaataaaatctttgaaaaaataaagtcaagcGTTGTGATAATTTGgaggtagaaattattatatttaattgtaaatggcCTGCTATTTTAGTACTGTGCAAATATATGTGAAGTTACTAAGTGGACAAAACAGGCTATTTTCagtacttttattgtttttcttcctcccctggccctTTTGCTTAGTCCACATTATTGCTCCACATCCACCTGgcagacatttgagaaaactttCCTGTTCCCGGGACTGTTCCAGGCACCAGGGGCAGAGCGGCGAACCGGATAGACATTGTCCAGCCCTCATGGAGTTCACAGTTTGGAGGCAAGACAGGCAACAACGGGGAAACATCAAAGAACAGAATCACTTGAATTAGTAATGACAACTACAGGAGAAGGTGGGCTGAGTGTGGCGGCTGTGTCGGGGGTTCCGGAAAGGGCACTCTGAGGAACGGACACTCGAGCGGAGGCCTCAGTGGTGTATAGCTGCCTGCCATGCACGTGCCCCAGGGAAAAGCAttgcaggcaaagggaacagtaaaaatcctgaagcagaaaaacaaaaatgaggccaAAGTGCCTGGGGCATAATTACACACGGTACATTCTcattaaataatagcttattctccttttttcctaatCCTTTTATTGAAGGGTGTATGCGTTTAAACCGAAATGGTTAAATGATAGGcagccaaagaaagaaaataaagctaggtATTGCAATAATCCACAAACTATTAGGTAGACTATAATGATTTTTAGGGTCCATTTTAAGCCCACTTTTCTAGGatgtattttccagaataattccAGAATAATCTCAATCACTCATAATGTATCATTcatttacatgcattatctcattcaacCATCTACCGCTGTAGAAGCAAATGCtcttattatcatccccattttatagatgcaaacactgagacccagaaaggtgATCTAATGGGCAGGAAGACTGAGATTGGAGGCCTTGTCACTATGCtgtactacttttttcttttttttttttttaagatttaatttttttatttgagaagaaagagagagaacacaagccagggaaagggagaagcaggctaccctccAAGCGGGaaggccaacacagggctcaatcccacaaccctgggttcatgacctgagctgaaggcagacgctcaaccaactgagccacccaggagccccagcttctttctacttttaaagacaGCAGGTACCCATGGATATTAGGATACGCTAATTGACCCACCATGAAAAATGAGTCGGGCCCCTGATCTTGGCTAAAGagaagctttctccttccttcttgcaggCAGAGGTTTGTTGCACGCCCTACATTCCAGCATTTCCCAGGGCAGATATCTACAAAAGAACCCTGCCAGCCTAATGGCAATATTCTTTGTGGATGCCTAAACTCGGTATTATTattgttgattattattattgttgctgttatttcttatgtcatCTATAACAATTCTGAATTATGTAACTCTGTGATTTTTGAATATCTGTCTTTCTAGCATGAAAGTTATAcgagagcaggggagtgagaggcatctattttttttttttttttaataaatgaagacAGTTCCCTTTGGGACATCCTGAGTTTGGATTgttccacttaaaaataaaacaatcagatattttaccagcaaaaatgcatttatttgggattaacagagattacaattcaggacctgcaagctatggcaaaaccatagccaagttcaacaaacaaaggagagggacttattttatggcaaagaaggaggaagttgggagaggttgttttgaaggaaagtccattgcagaaaagcaagaattgAGGGTGATGCTGGTTTCTCATTGTCTGGGTTGCAGGGGTAGTCAATTTCTCGTAGGACatgcaatgtacatcttttcctGCTGGGGCCTGTAATTGATGATGCTTTTCTGTTGAGGATTCTTCTgtggggtctgtaattgacaatcCTTCCTTTAACTGACACTGAGTGCTGTGATtgtcccttccagcttccccTGAGTCCACTTTGACaaggcttctctttattttcacaggcTATGACCATAGAGAGTTGAAAGAATgcctttccatctctttgcatcaCATATCCATTGTGAGGTAAACAGTGTTAACCCCACTAtaaattaagccttaaaaatgaggGGTAGCATTAAGCCAAACACTTAAGTAAGCTCTGTTTGCTCATTTAGTAAGCAACCCTTCACTGCACATATTATGTTATTGTTCTAGGCTCTGGGACAGAGCAACGAGCAAGAACGAAATCGCTGCCTTGGGGCACCTTACGTTCTAGGGAGGATGGCAGGTACTCAGAAAATAACCAAGTGTACATTAAATGTATAAGGTAAACGGGGATGAGTTAAGAGGGAGAGGGGATGAAAGAGGGAACGAGAGTAGGGAAAGTATATGTATGTTGAGTGTGGGAGGGTTgcaattttagaaaagaaggtCCAGGTAAGGGCTTCCTGAGAAAGTGGCATTTGTCAAATCTTAATACAGCGTCTCCTTCTTGGGCCTTTAGCGAAGATCTAATAAGAAAATACACggattcataaaaaataaaaaaaattttaaaaacctttgatAGACCCAAAACGGACCCAAAAGCCCTCTATGGAAAGAGGCTCGCCTGGTGCTCACAAAAGGGGAACATTGGGTCACCtcggtggctcactcgttaagcgtctgccttgggctcagggcgtgatccgcgtgtttcaggatccagtcccacatcgggctcctccgctgggagcctgcttcttcctctcccacttcctctgcttgtattccctctctcgctggctgtctctctctctgtcaaattaataaataaaatcttttaaaaaaaggggggggggaacactGGTCACAGGGGACTAGTGATCGAGATGGATGTTGCCCCAGACCAAACGGTGAACGGTGATCCCACTGAAAATTTGCCCAGGCGGAAACGTTCGCAGAGGACTGTCAGTGCCGAGTAACCTCACGCCACAGGGCCACACTTTGCCCGGGTTTATGGTTACCCTGGCAACGACGCCCAACGGATGGGCGGAGGCAGCGGCGGAAGGAGCCGCGCGGGAGGGGACGGAGGCGGGGCTTTCGGCGGAAGTGAGCTCTCCGCCTTGCGGCCCTGAGAAGATGCCGAGTGCTGTGCGCTGGTGGCTCTACTTCGGCCTGGGCAGCCTCCTGGCGGGGCAGGCGGAGGGCCCGAGCCCCGTGGAGCCGCCGGAGCGGAGCCGGCCGTATGCCGTGCTGCGTGGGCAGAACCTGGGTGAGCGGCCCCGGGCCGGCTGGCGGCGGACGGAGCGGATGTGGGAGGGCGGGGTGCGCAGGTGCGGCCGGCCTGAGCCCGCTTGGCTCCGCGCCAGGCCTCGCACAAGATAGGCTCCTCTTGGTGCTGGTTGCATGGATGAGCTGGGAGTCGGACCCCGTCTTCTCTGGCTGTGTGGGCCCAGGCTAGGCAACAAGGGTAGCTtaatgaggaagctgagggtAGCAGCCCAGTTTTCCGGATGAGAAtgaaactcagagaggtgaagttaTTTGCGCGCGTTTACACAACTAGGTTAGCGGTGGAAGCCAGTTgtggtacccccccccccccgcaccctgCATTTCGAAAGTTCTCGTTATTCCCTTTCACTCTTAGGAAAGACCCAAATTAGTATCAGTTTTCGCTAACCTAAAGAAATCCGAAGAGGATTTTTCCCTTTGacgaaaaaaggcaaaaagtgaaAAGAGCACTCGGCAGGTTTTTTGCAGTGCACGCCCCGAGCAGCGAGAGTGACACCACCAAACTCTGTCCCCGGAACTACACTCACTCAGCATCTTAGCATCATGCCGTTATAGCTTTGAAATGTGTCTGTGAGTATCTGTGCGtgttcttgatttattttgtgtatctcttGGCTAAACGTGTcttaaggtatcagaaaagcctaagacaGGTTGTTTTTGGAGTCCgggaaattcagaatttttttccatctaaATTAATGGTAACTTTTTTTTCCGCTTTATGCCACTTCTGCTTATTAAAGGTTTCGTAGGCACAGGACTTTCAGAGAACATAGGAAACCAGCACTGGAACCTAGGTTTTGTGGAACTTGAAACATACCTTTTGGGAGGAGCTCTCAGAGACACATAACTACACACATAGGTACATACGGTGTACATGGCTTTGGAAGGGGTCCTGGAGCTTAAAGCTTGACAAGATTCACAGtaattcttcctcttctgccaaaGCCCTTTCTTTCCATTATACCTCAGTGATACATCTGTATCTCTCTGCCACATGGTATCATTTTTTGGATTATCTTGACCCTACCTGAATTCCTGTATTGAATTTAGGTATTGACCACTTCCTGTGTACCTAGCTCTCTGCTGAGTGGTTTCCATGTGTTCTGCTGCTTAGCCCTTTGGAGTAGAGTTTCTCCACCTGTGTACTATGACATAGTGGACCAGATGGTTCTTTGTGGGGAAGGTAAGGCACACAATGGTGAGCTCCGTAAGATAAAGGCATCCCTGGCGTTTGCCCCTAGGTTCCAGTAGCACACCTGACTCCCAGTCCGGATAATCAGAATATCTCCAGATATTACCAGCTGCCCACTGGGGGCAAAAtccccctggttgagaaccactgttgtaCAGTAATACTATTCAGAGAGTGGTCTGCAGACCAGTGGGGGTCTTCAGCTTATTTATCTGGAAAGAGAGGAGTACAGAAATTTAGTGTTTAGGAATTTAACAATCTGACACTGTTGCAACATATGAGCAAGTAGAGAACAGTCCCTACGACAGGCTTCGTAGGTAGAGGGAGCTGCTTAGTAGTCATGCACATAGTAATGGCCTGGGACCGGCTACAAGTTATAAAAACTAGTCCTTTACTGCAGATGGTTTGGGAAACACTACCCTAAACAATCCTGTGCAGTGGGTTTTTTGTCTCCatctttacagaggaggaaacagattgTGTAACTTATTTGAGAACACATGGCCTGTCAGTATAGATGGGAGCCCAGATGGTCTGACCCCAAACCCTGAGTTCTTGGCCACTGTGCCACGTTGCCTGTTTTGGTCATCGTAATGGCTCTCATTTATCGTCTGCATGTTCTGTGTCCACACTCTGTTGAGTGCTTTTCATGGGCTACCACAGTTAGGTTTCAGGAAACCCTTGTGAGGTCGGGTTCACTGgccacattttatagatgtaggAAACGGAGCTCAACAATGGGAAGTGACCAGTAAGGAAGGACCTAAATAGTCTTAGGTTCTGCCTGAGCCTGCCATTCAGGCAACTAATACCACGTGCAAAGTGTGGGAGGCAAAAAAGTGCGGGAGAGGTAAAAAGATGAAGAATGGGAGAATTGATCAAGCCCCAAAGGGATAGCTATCCAAATGGACGTTATATACCTAACAACCCACGATTTTAAACCTTTTCAAAGGCTTTTTGAGATTCCATTCTCCACTTCCAGCCCCCTGCATTCCTGCTTTGGGAGTTTggttggggctgggggggggggtgtttttgaGAGTCCTTTCAGGATGTCAAATGCAGGAAGATGGTTTAAATGGAAGAAGGCAACTTGAGGTCCAGTTGCAGTGAGAACCTTAGAAATTTGTGGAAttcaaaactttgaaaataagGGCAGGTATTTAGGTTGCAAGGCTCGTTTTGAGATGGGACATTGAGCTTGTAGGAGTTGTAGGTGTCCTTATCACCTacgttcttctccttcttcaccaAGAAAAGAGTTTCTGCATGGTCAGTGTTTGAATAACTGGGTTCCATGTGGGGGCGTTTTGTTGGGGTCACAAATACCCCCAGATTACTGACTTAAGTAAAACTGTGGTCAAATCTTGTTTTTTCAGTAGCCACCCTAGACAGCAGCCATGGTTAGGCTCCCACTGGAACCTGGGATGTAGCCACCCTAGACAGCAGCCACGGTTAGGCTCCCACTGGAACCTGGGATGTAGCCACCCTAGACAGCAGCCACGGTTAGGCTCCCActggaacctgggatgggcccacATACTTAGAAACAAACGTACACTTTCTTGGTAAAGGTAGCATTTTGAACTCATGTAAGAGCTCTGAGGTAGTCACACACATGGGATTGCCCTTCCCTTCAGTGGGTTCCTGGTTACATTAAAACCCCGGTCCTTAGGTCTGGCCCTATACCGGGGCTCAACCCGAGTGACCAGTTAGAGGTCCCATTTCTCACCGGAGCACCCTGGGGATTTTAGACCCGAAATTTCCTCTCCAAAATGGAATAGGTTTGGAAAGTTAGTTCTTTGCTTCTTGGATCAGAAGGCCTTTGTCTCTTCTAGAGATTGAAATGCTTTACTCTCTTTTTCATCTCCAGTTTTTATGAATGGCTTTAAaaacattgggctccctgctctcttcTTGTCCCCTACAATTGGATAGTTCTCCATACAGCAACCAGAAGGATCTTTTTTCCCAAACGAATCAATCATGTCACTCTTTGCCTTTGGCCCTCTCTAAACATACTGTTTCGTGGTCTACGAGGCCCTTCAGGAACTGGCTGCAGCCTTCCTCCTtggcttcatttccttccttgcttcctccccCCTCAGCCATGCTTGCCTCTTTCTGTTCATTGGCTTTCTGGGCTTGCTTTTGCTGACCCTCATGGCCACAGTGCTCTCCCTGCAAATCTTCACAGGCCTGGCTTCCTCCTTTCATCGCGGTCCCAGCTTGCAGGTCACCTCCTCAGATACTTTCTCTACTGCCCTGCCTACTGTTACGCCCCCCCTACCCACCCCCTACCCCATCACTGTCACGTTTCTTCAAGCCCCGCGAGATGCTCTTACGTTTTCTCCCCCACATACATGGAAACATCCCGAGAGAGAATCTGTTGGTGGCTGTTTCCCCACACACCTGGCGCAGTGCCTGGCGCTGAGTGGCATTTGGCAAATCATCATcaaagaatggatgaatgatagAACGTGGAGCTGCTGTTAGGAGGTAACCTGTTTTCCTTTTGCAGTGTTGATGGGCACCATTTTCAGCATCCTGCTGGTGACCGTGATCCTTATGGCATTTTGTGTCTACAAGCCCATTCGGCGTCGGTGACAGCCAAGCAAACAAGTTCTTCCACAAGTATTGGGGAAAAGAATAAATTGCGTTGCACATGGGTCATTGGAGAAGTTGGAATCAGAACTTTGCCACTTGGAAATGACTTTCAGTCTGGACAGTTGGTAAATGTGAAATGATTTAGGAAAACCATCTGGCAGTTATTTTTTCCTAACACTGTAATGTAAATAACTGAGTCTGCTTCTTGCTGTTTCTTTGTATATCTGGCTGCACTTAACACTTGTTACAAGTAAGACCTGAAGCTCCAAGGTTCAGTGTAAAGATGGGAAAACAGTTAACTATGTGAGTGGTGGGAAAACCACACTGGAAAGGACTAATCCTGAATGTTTGAAAAAATTCATAAGAGGAAGACTTAACCTGTAGACATTCCGTACTTGAGAACCACTTGGTCACAGGGGTGGGGGTTAAGAATCACATATGTTTGTAGTTAGATTGAGTTGGCCTGGAATGCCCTGGTTGTGAAGCAGTGTCAGCTGTGGGGAGCTTAGGCCCTCACTCCTCATGCCACATCTGGCTCTGCCGTCAAATGCCCCCCCCTCGCCGAAGTCAGAGTCACATCAGCTAGGCCTGTGACCATGAGCACCCTGGGGCTGGAAGGCTCTGAGTTGGACTGGAAATGTTACTGGTTGGCCCATCTGAGAAAGAGCTCCCTCCTGCTGAAACACATTGATCTTCTTGGGGCTGCGCTCAAGCCTTTCCCGCCTCTGGCCTAAAACTTGTGGCAGCTTTTCAGATTTGGAATCTAAAAGAAACTCAGCAGGAACTCTTTTTAGCTCTGGGTGGGGAGGTCCTCAACCCACAGAAGTGTGTGTTCATGGTAGGAGGCCGAGTGGCAGGTGGGTGTGTGTTTACACAGATTTCATCTCAACCTTGAAAATGCTGCTATTTTGCACTGttgaactggattttttttttcctgttgaaatgATACTTTCGTACTTACAAAGTGGttatcagtatttattttaaaggtgctaggtttaattttgttattaaactgAAATGCTTGTCTTGTATTCCATTCAGTCATTgcactgtgtgtttttttttttttaacaacccgCACTGAATGTGAAAGAACTAACGTGGAATACTGTAACTGTTGGACTTAAGGATTTTGTGTGTAACCCTAACAACGAGCCATTGAAATGTTCACCGTTCTGTGCTTTTGAGCAAAGTGTTGATTAAAGTAAAATCTTACATGCTGTTTGACTCCTAGTGATTATTTTCTAAGCGTCTAAAATGCAGGTGTGTGTTTGCATCTCATCTACTCAGGGAAGCGCTGTGaagttgccttttaaaatttatatgtgaaGCAAGACAGTTGCCCCAAGGCAAGGTATTATTTCAGGAGACTGAGCCATAAGTAATCTCTCTGGCCGGGCCAGGGGTCTGAAGACCTGGATTTTTGTCCCCGCTTCTCCAGAGCCTcggtttttcatctgtaaagtggcgCTATACACACCTTACCTTTCTTAATTACGATGAAGATCAAACACTGTGAAACCAGTACCTCCAGGGGTGGGGTCACCACCTTTGGCCTGTCCCATAAAAAACCAGGGTTATTGATGGGCTGCAGGGAGGAGCAGGTGGGATTCTGAGAGGCTGGCACTGACAGCTAAGTCCCAGGAGGGCACATCCCCACCTCATCTGGAAGGCCATATTTTGATACACTGCCTAAAAATTTATTGGCGTTTTTAGGATTTTAGAGGGAAACAGTAAAAACTTGGTAGGCCCGTAAACCAACCTTGTAACCTGCTGTTTGCTCAGTAATCACTAGGCAGCTTACAGTAGAATGTTCCAGGTTTCTGAAACAACTGTGCAATAGTACCCCCATATACAAATCCAAAACCCAGCCTACGTCTTCATTCCAACACTACCATCTGCTCAGCGTGAGATTTCAAGCTAAAGTTGGACACAGAGCAATCTTTGTAGAAAGAGGCTTATTATAGAGATGAGTAAGGATACAAACCTCAGTTCTGGGGGACAGAGGGATAGAACGCCACTGAAAACTTTCATGCACCAGAGACTGACCACTAGTACTTTTCAAGTGGCATTTCCTTTACCTGAGTCTCTGGGAATACGGCGTGGGGAGGCAGCCTAAGCCTCCTAAACGAACTGTGCTCGGAATATCCACCACGTACCCAAATGAACATAGTCACTGCATTTGTACCGATCATAAACATGGCTGATCTCAGCATTAATCTTAACTTCCTTTAAAATTGAGATTAATAGATCTGTAAGTGCTGCCTGGGATTTGGGGCTCTGGAAGTCTTATGTTTTTCGGCTGGACCTCAATCTGAAATCCACACATTTCCAGACGTGGGCCTAGTTTGGACTTTGAACCCCATCACTTCACTGCAAACAGGCGGCTGTCCTGCAGCTTGTCTTCCTCGAGGTCTTCGGCATTCATCAGGAAACCAGTGGTTACAGTAAGTCTGTCTATCTCTTTCCTGTCATGACGTAGAGCCAACTTCGCTTCCTCGAGAGGCGGCCACGTCACGTTCCGTGTGGCGTGTGGAGCTTGCTCATGGAGCAGCGTGCCTAGAGTACTATTACTAGAGTACTATTACTAGAGTACTATTACGCTTAGTTCCTGGCACTGTCTTCCACGCAGAAGTGGCTCCGTTTCCTGCTGGTATTGAACCGCCTAAGCTTTCATGAAcctacaggtgaagaaactattagttttttaattaagtaatgcACAGCTATTGCATCTCTTGGCCTAAGGCGACTGAGTTTTCTTCATAGTGCCCCACTGGCTCAGAGTATTGTCTACTTTCCCTCAGAGCAAAGCAGCTCCTTCACATCTTCCTGGAAATACTGAGGCCTCATTTCTGGAGcccaaatgtttttttaatggtcACTGCCTCCGTTTGtatttttttgtgggtttttttttaagatttttttgagagagaaacagcactaacggggtaagggcagagggagaagaagaagcaggcttcccgctgagcaggaagcccgatgcagggactcgatccccaggaccctgggatcacgacctggaccgaaggcagacacttaactgactgagccaccaggcgcacccccacccccaccccctttttttaatACTGACATAATTGGGTGTAGGATAAATCTGGAAGCCCTGATTATCACCTGAACTTCTAAGAACAGCCTCACAGAGCACTtcggcctcagaggggagagcaTCTCCCGTCCCAGGACAGATGGGATGTTGGCATGGCTTCCGGGACTCCACAAgggccagccccccccccagcggGACGACGGCAGGGTCTCCCAGCAGCCCGTGTGAAACGAGCAGCGTGGGGCGTGCGGACCGTACGGCCCTGGTGGGAAGGCTGAGAGGAGCAGGTCACCTCTGCGATGGACGCCGAGTGTCTCGAGGCATTCTCACGTCCCAGTCACATACGTAACACGAAGTGTGGGGACATTCAGCAACTAGAAAAACCACGTGAAAGGGGAGAAGGACTCAAAGGCTGGCCGGGATACTGTGCGAGCACCCT from Ursus arctos isolate Adak ecotype North America unplaced genomic scaffold, UrsArc2.0 scaffold_34, whole genome shotgun sequence encodes the following:
- the CUNH12orf76 gene encoding uncharacterized protein C12orf76 homolog yields the protein MPSAVRWWLYFGLGSLLAGQAEGPSPVEPPERSRPYAVLRGQNLVLMGTIFSILLVTVILMAFCVYKPIRRR